The DNA segment GCGATCTTTGCCCTCTTTTTCCGCAGCAACCGCCACGCCGATACCGGCGCTGATAGAGGTAGAGGAGTGACCCACGCTCAGGACGTCATATTCGCTTTCGCCACGCCACGGGAACGGATGCAGGCCGCCTTTCTGGCGGATAGTGCCAATTTTATCGCGACGACCGGTCAGAATTTTGTGTGGATAAGCCTGATGACCCACGTCCCAGATGAGCTGGTCAAACGGGGTGTTATAGACATAGTGTAGCGCCACGGTCAGCTCGACCGTGCCCAGCCCGGAGGCGAAGTGTCCGCTGGAACGACTGACGCTGTCGAGTAAATAGCGGCGCAGTTCGTCGCAGAGTTTCGGCAGACTCTCTTTTGGTAGCAGTCGCAACTCCTGGGTGGAGTCGACCAGTGCCAGGGTAGGGTATTTGGCGATATCAAAACTCATCAGAGGCCTTTAAGTAAGACAGTGTGTTCATTTATTACGCTGGATTATGTAGTCCGCTAGCGCTTCCAGTGCCGAGGTATCGAGTGACTGTGCGGCCAGTTGGTTTAGCGACTGGCGAGCCTCTGCGATTAAATCCCGGGCTTTGTTCCGGGCTTGCTCAAGGCCCAGAAGTGCAGGATAGGTACTTTTGCCAAGCTGCTGGTCGGCGCCCTGACGTTTACCCAACGTTGCAGTATCGCCCACCACATCCAGAATGTCATCCTGAACCTGGAATGCCAGGCCGATACTTTCTGCGTATTTGTCGAGTATTGGCAGCGCATTTCTGCCTTTTTCTCCGGCGCTTAACGCCCCCAGGCGAACCGCGGCGCGAATCAAAGCGCCCGTCTTATGACGATGGATTTTCTCCAGCGCCTCCAGCGGCACCTGTTTACCTTCGGCGTCAAGATCCAGCGCCTGACCGCCGCACATTCCGGCGATTCCACTGGCGCTCGCCAGCTCGGAAATCATCGCGATCCGATCGCGGTCAGCAACTTCCGGCATCGGGGCGTCGCTGATAATCGAGAACGCCAGCGTTTGCAGGGCATCACCCGCCAGAATCGCATTGGCCTCGCCAAACTTGACGTGGCAGGTCGGCAGGCCACGCCGCAGATCGTCATCGTCCATTGCCGGCAGATCGTCATGGATCAGCGAATAAGCATGAATGCACTCAACGGCGGCTGCCGGGGCATCCAGCGTGTTCAGGCTGATACCAAACATCTGACCGGTGGCATACACCAGAAACGGACGCAGACGTTTACCGCCTAATAATGCGCCATACTGCATGGTTTCGACCACGGGAGTGTTCTGAAAGGGCAGTGGGGCAATAAAACGGCTCAGCGCCTGATTAGCCTGCTCGACGCAGGCCTGAAGCTGCTGCGAAAAATCCATTTACTCGTTATCCGCTGTAAAAGGCGTAGGGGATGCGTCTTCATTGTCAGACAGCAGGATTTGCACACGCTGTTCAGCCTGTTGCAACTTCACCTGACCCTGACGTGCCAGCTGCACGCCACGTTCGAATTCGTTCAGCGCCTCTTCCAGCGGCAGATCGCCACTTTCCAGACGCGTTACAATTTGCTCCAGCTCGTTCAGCGACGTTTCAAAGCTGACCGGCGCCTCATTTTTCTTCGCCATAATAAATGTCTGACTCTCAGTATTTTCAGCCCTGATATGGTAACGGACTCAGAGCAATTATCAAATTTACCCATCATACTTCAGGCTGCATGTACGTTGGCTGCATTCGCTCACTCCAGCCGCTTACTTGTGTCAGCGCCAGGGGATGCGCTCCTTTGCCGCCCGCCTGCAACTCGAATTATTGAGGGTATAACGCGCAATGTGCACAGGAATCGCGTGATAGTGGTATACTTCCGCGCCTGGATGCAGCCCTTAACGGGGTTGCTGTACTATTTCTCCACTACAAGCCGTAACTGGCTTGCTAAAGAACCATTGCCGCCATGAAGTTTATCATTAAATTGTTCCCGGAAATCACCATCAAAAGCCAATCTGTGCGTTTGCGCTTTATAAAAATGCTGACCGGGAACATTCGTAACGTTTTAAAGCACTATGATGAGACCCTCGCCGTTGTCCGTCACTGGGATAACATCGAAGTTCGCGCGAAAGATGAAAACCAGCGTCTGGCGATCCGCGACGCGCTGACCCGTATCCCGGGGATTCACCACATTCTCGAAGTCGAAGACGTGCCGTTTACCGACATGCACGATATTTTCGAGAAGGCGCTGGTGCAATACCGCGATCAACTGGAAGGCAAAACCTTCTGCGTGCGCGTTAAACGTCGCGGTAAACACGAGTTTAGCTCTATTGACGTGGAACGTTACGTAGGCGGCGGTTTAAATCAGCATATTGAATCGGCGCGCGTGAAGCTGACCAACCCGGATGTGACTGTCCATCTGGAAGTGGAAGACGATCGTCTGCTGCTGATTAAAGGCCGCTACGAAGGGATCGGCGGTTTCCCGATCGGGACGCAGGAAGACGTACTGTCGCTGATCTCCGGCGGCTTCGACTCCGGCGTTTCCAGCTATATGCTGATGCGTCGCGGCTGCCGCGTTCACTATTGCTTCTTTAACCTTGGCGGCGCGGCCCATGAAATTGGCGTTCGTCAGGTGGCGCACTATCTGTGGAACCGCTTCGGCAGTTCACATCGCGTGCGTTTTGTCGCCATCAACTTTGAACCAGTGGTCGGCGAGATCCTCGAAAAAGTGGATGACGGCCAGATGGGCGTGGTACTGAAACGCATGATGGTTCGCGCGGCGTCGAAAGTGGCAGAGCGCTATGGCGTGCAGGCGCTGGTCACCGGCGAAGCGCTGGGACAGGTCTCCAGCCAGACGCTGACCAACCTGCGTCTGATTGATAACGTCTCCGATACGCTGATTCTGCGTCCGCTGATTGCTTACGATAAAGAGCACATCATCAATCTGGCGCGCCAGATTGGGACGGAAGATTTTGCCCGCACCATGCCGGAATACTGTGGCGTGATTTCAAAAAGTCCGACGGTGAAAGCCATCAAGGCGAAGATTGAAGCGGAAGAACAGAACTTTGACTTCAGCATCCTCGACAAAGTGGTTGAAGAAGCCAGCAATGTCGATATTCGTGAAATCGCGCAGCAGACCCAGCAGGATGTGGTGGAAGTTGAAACCGTCAGCGGTTTTGGCCCGAACGACGTGATTCTGGATATCCGCTCCATCGACGAGCAGGACGATAAGCCGTTGAAGGTAGAAGGTGTCGATGTGGTTTCGCTGCCGTTCTACAAGCTGAGCACTCAGTTCGGCGATCTCGACCAGAATAAAACCTGGCTGCTGTGGTGTGAGCGCGGCGTGATGAGCCGTCTGCAGGCGCTGTATCTGCGTGAGCAGGGCTTTGAGAATGTGAAAGTGTATCGCCCGTAATCGCGATTTCCCCCGGCCATCCGCGCCGGGGGAACCTTATTCCTGCAAATGAAGCGCTTCGACGCTACTTACTAACTGTCCGGCAATCTGCGGCATGTCGTCTGTACTGAAGAACCCCATCGTCACGGCAATCGCCACCAGCTCTCCCTTTTTATTGCATAGCGGACAGGCAATCGACTGTGCGCCAGGGATCCCCTGTGTCGGATTGTGACGCACCGCGTAGCCCCGAGAGCGTATCTGCTCAATCAGTTGTGCCTGCGCCTGGTCTTGCGGCTGCCAGGCGGAATAACTCATGAATACCTGACCCGCTGAACTGGCGTGAAGCGGAACGGGCGTGTTGGGCAGAAAATCGATATCCACATTACGGAAGCTGCGATTGTAGTGCTTCAACACTAATCCGCCGTCCGTCTCAACCACCACGCCGGTAGAGTGGTTAAAGGTATCGCGAAACGCGATCAGCGCCGTATTAAGTTCACTCACCGGATCGCGTGCAGCCGCTGGATTCCCCGCCATCTGAAGAAGGGTCGATCCCAGGCAATAAAGTCCTTTTTCGTTTTGCCCCAGCATACCGGTTCGACAGAG comes from the Citrobacter amalonaticus genome and includes:
- a CDS encoding IclR family transcriptional regulator — its product is MAETSQGVNSVDIAVNILAFVASQNGQTRAIDIATGCNLSKSRLHKYLVSLCRTGMLGQNEKGLYCLGSTLLQMAGNPAAARDPVSELNTALIAFRDTFNHSTGVVVETDGGLVLKHYNRSFRNVDIDFLPNTPVPLHASSAGQVFMSYSAWQPQDQAQAQLIEQIRSRGYAVRHNPTQGIPGAQSIACPLCNKKGELVAIAVTMGFFSTDDMPQIAGQLVSSVEALHLQE
- the ispA gene encoding (2E,6E)-farnesyl diphosphate synthase; this translates as MDFSQQLQACVEQANQALSRFIAPLPFQNTPVVETMQYGALLGGKRLRPFLVYATGQMFGISLNTLDAPAAAVECIHAYSLIHDDLPAMDDDDLRRGLPTCHVKFGEANAILAGDALQTLAFSIISDAPMPEVADRDRIAMISELASASGIAGMCGGQALDLDAEGKQVPLEALEKIHRHKTGALIRAAVRLGALSAGEKGRNALPILDKYAESIGLAFQVQDDILDVVGDTATLGKRQGADQQLGKSTYPALLGLEQARNKARDLIAEARQSLNQLAAQSLDTSALEALADYIIQRNK
- the thiI gene encoding tRNA uracil 4-sulfurtransferase ThiI, giving the protein MKFIIKLFPEITIKSQSVRLRFIKMLTGNIRNVLKHYDETLAVVRHWDNIEVRAKDENQRLAIRDALTRIPGIHHILEVEDVPFTDMHDIFEKALVQYRDQLEGKTFCVRVKRRGKHEFSSIDVERYVGGGLNQHIESARVKLTNPDVTVHLEVEDDRLLLIKGRYEGIGGFPIGTQEDVLSLISGGFDSGVSSYMLMRRGCRVHYCFFNLGGAAHEIGVRQVAHYLWNRFGSSHRVRFVAINFEPVVGEILEKVDDGQMGVVLKRMMVRAASKVAERYGVQALVTGEALGQVSSQTLTNLRLIDNVSDTLILRPLIAYDKEHIINLARQIGTEDFARTMPEYCGVISKSPTVKAIKAKIEAEEQNFDFSILDKVVEEASNVDIREIAQQTQQDVVEVETVSGFGPNDVILDIRSIDEQDDKPLKVEGVDVVSLPFYKLSTQFGDLDQNKTWLLWCERGVMSRLQALYLREQGFENVKVYRP
- the xseB gene encoding exodeoxyribonuclease VII small subunit, translated to MAKKNEAPVSFETSLNELEQIVTRLESGDLPLEEALNEFERGVQLARQGQVKLQQAEQRVQILLSDNEDASPTPFTADNE